Proteins encoded within one genomic window of Xylophilus sp. GOD-11R:
- a CDS encoding GDP-L-fucose synthase encodes MNIFVAGHQGMVGKAITQRLQDQGHEVLTRTRAQLDLTDQTAVRRFLSQQHIDEVYVAAGKVGGIHANSQYPAEFLYDNLAIASNLIHGSFVAGIRRLLYLGSSCIYPRMAAQPMREEALLSGTLESTNEPYAIAKIAGIKLCETYNRQYGHSHGIDFRSVMPTNLYGPGDNYHPENSHVLPALLQRFHDAKTLGWPEVQVWGSGKARREFLYVEDLADGCLHVMNMDKRSYDANVEPTNSHINIGTGQEVSIEDLAALICTVVGYTGEIRFDASRPDGTPRKLLDVSRLDRMGWKHRVPLVEGVYRTYADFLNAVPRNRQAHYG; translated from the coding sequence ATGAACATCTTCGTCGCAGGCCACCAGGGCATGGTGGGCAAGGCGATCACCCAACGCCTGCAGGATCAGGGCCACGAGGTGCTGACACGCACCCGGGCCCAGCTCGACCTGACCGACCAGACGGCGGTGCGCCGTTTCCTGTCGCAGCAGCACATCGACGAGGTCTACGTGGCCGCCGGCAAGGTTGGCGGCATCCACGCCAACAGCCAGTACCCGGCCGAGTTCCTCTACGACAACCTGGCGATCGCCTCCAACCTGATCCACGGCTCCTTCGTCGCCGGCATCCGGCGCCTGCTCTACCTCGGCTCGAGCTGCATCTACCCACGCATGGCCGCGCAGCCGATGCGCGAGGAAGCGCTGCTCAGCGGCACGCTCGAGTCCACCAACGAGCCCTACGCCATCGCCAAGATCGCCGGCATCAAGCTCTGCGAGACCTACAACCGCCAGTACGGCCATTCGCACGGCATCGACTTCCGCTCGGTCATGCCGACCAACCTCTACGGCCCGGGCGACAACTACCACCCGGAAAACAGCCATGTGCTGCCGGCCCTGCTGCAGCGCTTCCACGATGCCAAGACCCTCGGCTGGCCCGAGGTGCAGGTGTGGGGCAGCGGCAAGGCCCGGCGCGAATTCCTGTACGTGGAAGACCTGGCCGACGGCTGCCTGCATGTCATGAACATGGACAAGCGCAGCTACGACGCCAACGTCGAGCCCACCAACAGCCACATCAACATCGGCACCGGCCAGGAGGTGTCGATCGAAGACCTGGCGGCCCTGATCTGCACGGTCGTGGGCTACACGGGCGAGATCCGTTTCGATGCGAGCAGGCCCGACGGCACGCCGCGCAAATTGCTCGATGTTTCCCGCCTCGACCGCATGGGCTGGAAGCACCGGGTTCCGCTGGTGGAGGGCGTCTACCGCACCTACGCCGATTTCCTCAACGCAGTTCCACGCAACAGGCAGGCTCACTATGGCTAA
- a CDS encoding glycosyltransferase WbuB, with product MKILLYSMNFSPELAGIGKYSGEMATWFHEQGHEVRVIAAPPSFPHWSVFSGHSPWAYRKTVTNGITIYRTPTWVPAKPRAIARMVHLASFMISSLPVLLAQTRWRPDLIFVVEPPLFCAPGVLAYSKAMNIKSWLHIQDYEVDAAFELGLLASARAKRVAYSIERWLLNRFSRVSTISAQMVDLALKKGAAAGRLVLCPNWVDIGSIYPLQGANRYRQELGIADDAVVVMYSGSMGKKQGLEILGDMARRLGQSPHIHFVFCGNGPTRAALRQECADLPHVHFLDLQPQDRLNELLGLADIHVLPQRSDAADLVMPSKLTGMFASGRAVVVTAHPGTELSNVVKGRGVVVPPGDAEALSTAVFQLANSADMRRTLGAAGRRYAETELQRDTILSRLEGEFQRCLAD from the coding sequence ATGAAGATCCTGTTGTATTCGATGAATTTCTCGCCGGAACTCGCCGGCATCGGAAAGTATTCCGGCGAGATGGCGACCTGGTTCCACGAGCAGGGCCACGAGGTGCGCGTCATCGCCGCGCCGCCCTCGTTTCCGCACTGGAGCGTGTTCAGCGGCCACTCTCCCTGGGCCTACCGCAAGACGGTGACCAACGGCATCACCATCTACCGAACGCCCACCTGGGTGCCGGCCAAGCCGCGCGCCATCGCGCGCATGGTGCACCTGGCTTCTTTCATGATCTCCAGCCTGCCGGTGCTGCTGGCCCAGACGCGCTGGCGGCCCGACCTGATCTTCGTGGTGGAGCCTCCGCTGTTCTGCGCGCCCGGGGTGCTGGCGTATTCGAAGGCCATGAACATCAAGTCGTGGCTGCACATCCAGGACTACGAGGTCGACGCCGCCTTCGAGCTCGGCCTGCTGGCCAGCGCACGCGCCAAGCGCGTCGCCTACTCCATCGAGCGCTGGCTGCTCAACCGCTTCAGCCGTGTGTCGACGATCTCGGCGCAGATGGTGGACCTCGCGCTGAAGAAGGGCGCTGCCGCCGGCCGGCTGGTGCTCTGCCCCAACTGGGTCGACATCGGCTCCATCTACCCGCTGCAGGGTGCCAACCGCTACCGCCAGGAACTCGGCATCGCCGACGACGCGGTGGTGGTGATGTATTCCGGCAGCATGGGCAAGAAGCAGGGGCTGGAGATCCTCGGCGACATGGCGCGCAGGCTCGGCCAGTCGCCGCACATCCACTTCGTGTTCTGCGGCAACGGCCCCACGCGCGCTGCGCTCAGACAGGAATGCGCCGACCTGCCCCATGTTCATTTTCTGGACCTGCAGCCGCAGGACCGGCTCAACGAGCTGCTCGGCCTGGCCGACATCCACGTGCTGCCGCAGCGCTCCGACGCCGCCGACCTGGTCATGCCCTCCAAGCTCACCGGCATGTTCGCCAGCGGCCGCGCGGTGGTTGTTACCGCGCATCCGGGCACCGAGCTGAGCAACGTGGTCAAAGGCCGGGGCGTGGTGGTGCCGCCGGGCGACGCCGAAGCGCTGTCGACCGCCGTGTTCCAGCTCGCCAACTCGGCCGACATGC
- a CDS encoding polysaccharide biosynthesis protein has translation MSSRLSQRFPLSLVIRSSGSWALASRMYVYLSGFVAVFLLSANVPAAQFGEYSIYQSALELGLIVGTLGSSIVFAKHATMVPPTVYSGDVWRTLSIGVPIAGLLIGAMLFAQGLQPLSQSTACILLSLVFFAFNTLRLAWRRGRGEAGLLNLEAGLRATMLISGIVVCLLRHEVLTVTYLLQVNLLSIVAVTIVLLLTDTRGTPPPPGAAALGMHTQVAATGYSLMAFVLRKADLLIVAFFMPLAYVGAFKLAFLLAEAPSQFVIAYLYTHTPAMLAARKGGTHGRLPLARKSLMLGLALFAGLALFLQVFGPLLKFGDEARSILLCLLPYFLLRTYTVHHEILLQLNTRLRLLGAWTLVEVFTRLLSYAAVLWAFPEKPHYVFFIATIFEFVSYELRARSVLGFLPCTRLWRR, from the coding sequence ATGAGCAGCCGCCTGTCGCAGCGTTTCCCGCTGTCGCTCGTGATCCGCAGTTCCGGCTCGTGGGCGCTGGCCTCGCGCATGTATGTGTACCTGTCGGGCTTCGTCGCGGTGTTCCTGCTGTCGGCGAACGTGCCGGCCGCGCAGTTCGGCGAGTATTCGATCTACCAGTCGGCCCTGGAGCTCGGGCTCATCGTCGGCACGCTGGGCAGCTCCATCGTGTTCGCCAAGCACGCGACCATGGTGCCGCCCACGGTTTACAGCGGCGATGTCTGGCGCACCCTGTCCATCGGCGTGCCGATCGCGGGCCTGCTGATCGGCGCCATGCTCTTCGCCCAGGGCCTGCAGCCGCTGTCGCAGAGCACCGCCTGCATCCTGCTGTCGCTGGTCTTCTTCGCCTTCAACACGCTGCGCCTGGCCTGGCGGCGCGGCCGGGGCGAGGCCGGCCTGCTCAACCTCGAGGCGGGGCTGCGCGCCACCATGCTGATCTCCGGCATCGTGGTCTGCCTCCTGCGCCACGAAGTGCTGACCGTGACCTACCTGCTGCAGGTGAACCTGCTGTCCATCGTGGCCGTGACCATCGTGCTGCTGCTCACCGACACGCGCGGCACGCCGCCGCCGCCCGGGGCCGCCGCGCTCGGCATGCACACGCAGGTGGCGGCCACCGGCTATTCGCTGATGGCTTTCGTGCTGCGCAAGGCCGACCTGCTGATCGTGGCCTTCTTCATGCCGCTGGCCTACGTCGGCGCATTCAAGCTGGCCTTCCTGCTGGCCGAGGCACCGTCGCAGTTCGTCATCGCCTATCTCTACACCCATACGCCGGCGATGCTGGCGGCCCGCAAGGGTGGAACCCACGGCCGGCTGCCGCTGGCACGCAAGAGCCTGATGCTGGGTCTGGCCCTTTTCGCCGGGCTGGCGCTCTTCCTGCAGGTCTTCGGCCCGCTGCTGAAGTTCGGCGACGAGGCCCGCTCGATCCTGCTGTGCCTGCTGCCGTATTTCCTGCTGCGCACCTACACCGTCCACCACGAAATATTGCTGCAGCTCAACACCCGGCTGCGGCTGCTGGGCGCGTGGACGCTGGTGGAAGTGTTCACCAGACTGCTGTCGTACGCGGCGGTGCTGTGGGCCTTCCCGGAGAAGCCGCACTACGTCTTCTTCATCGCCACGATCTTCGAATTCGTCTCCTACGAACTTCGCGCCAGGAGCGTGCTGGGCTTTCTGCCCTGCACGCGCCTCTGGCGAAGGTAG
- the gmd gene encoding GDP-mannose 4,6-dehydratase encodes MAKRALITGITGQDGSYLAELLIEKGYEVHGIKRRSSQFNTGRIDHLYKNPHDVSPTPGLSLHYGDLSDGSNLTRIVQEVQPDEIYNLGAQSHVAVSFESPEYTADVDAIGTLRLLEAMRLLGLKDKTRFYQASTSELYGLIQSPRQSETTPFYPRSPYGVAKLYAYWITKNYREAYGFYACNGILFNHESPRRGETFVTRKITRGLANVAQGLENCLYLGNMSALRDWGHAKDYVRMQWMMLQREQPVDYVIASGIQYSIREFVMKTARQLGMVISFEGDGLDEIAVVESVFGDDAPAVCPGDVVVRVDPRYFRPAEVESLLGDPTKATTELGWLPEITLDQMVEEMVRCDLDLAKRNALLRVHGYEVPASIQA; translated from the coding sequence ATGGCTAAACGCGCACTCATCACGGGCATCACCGGTCAGGACGGCTCCTACCTGGCCGAATTGCTCATCGAAAAGGGCTACGAGGTACACGGCATCAAGCGCCGCTCCTCGCAGTTCAACACCGGGCGGATCGACCACCTCTACAAGAACCCGCACGACGTGTCGCCCACGCCGGGCCTGTCGCTGCACTACGGCGACCTGTCGGACGGCAGCAACCTCACCCGCATCGTGCAGGAAGTGCAGCCCGACGAGATCTACAACCTCGGCGCGCAGAGCCATGTGGCGGTGAGCTTCGAAAGCCCCGAATACACCGCCGACGTCGACGCCATCGGCACGCTGCGGCTCCTGGAGGCCATGCGCCTGCTCGGCCTGAAGGACAAGACCCGCTTCTACCAGGCCAGCACCAGCGAGCTCTACGGCCTGATCCAGAGCCCGCGCCAGAGCGAGACCACGCCCTTCTATCCGCGCAGCCCCTATGGCGTGGCCAAGCTCTACGCCTACTGGATCACCAAGAACTACCGCGAGGCCTACGGCTTCTACGCCTGCAACGGGATCCTGTTCAACCACGAGAGCCCGCGCCGCGGCGAAACCTTCGTCACCCGCAAGATCACCCGCGGCCTGGCCAACGTGGCGCAGGGGCTGGAGAACTGCCTCTACCTGGGCAACATGTCCGCGCTGCGCGACTGGGGCCACGCCAAGGACTACGTGCGCATGCAATGGATGATGCTGCAGCGCGAACAGCCGGTCGACTACGTCATCGCTTCCGGCATCCAGTACAGCATCCGCGAGTTCGTCATGAAGACCGCCCGCCAGCTGGGCATGGTCATCAGCTTCGAAGGCGACGGCCTCGACGAGATCGCCGTCGTGGAATCGGTATTCGGCGACGACGCGCCGGCGGTGTGCCCGGGCGACGTGGTGGTGCGGGTCGACCCGCGCTACTTCCGCCCCGCCGAAGTCGAATCGCTGCTCGGCGACCCGACCAAGGCCACCACCGAGCTCGGATGGCTGCCCGAGATCACCCTCGACCAGATGGTCGAGGAAATGGTGCGCTGCGACCTGGACCTGGCCAAGCGCAACGCGCTGCTGCGGGTTCACGGCTACGAAGTGCCGGCAAGCATCCAGGCGTGA
- a CDS encoding glycosyltransferase → MAAYLFFDTVRLNPATGGVLNVSAMLLSHMRASGGQHRVEPVSERFPRLYRLFDRLRLSRFILDTLLYNYQLLRSALLREQVLCVFPNYFLPQAAFGRHADSIVIVHDLQYKYFPAYFGPRKVRWLDWCLKRIARSASNVVFISESSQKDFAKFFGPCARSTVILNPVDAGVAAPASSDEKPERFLIAAYHYYPHKNFAGVLRLFRAMRERGLVDTLHVTGDGAAKVEQIIRQHAPELRAQIVLRGKVERRVLVDLFRRSVAFVSMSTFEGFNLSAAEAATLGVPVLLSDIPVHEELFAEYGCLVDAERPDLARIEQYLQSHRRQRPQWAHAARCKPATVAAHYLTLKA, encoded by the coding sequence ATGGCCGCCTACCTGTTCTTCGACACCGTCCGCCTGAACCCCGCGACCGGCGGCGTGCTCAATGTCTCGGCGATGCTGCTGAGCCACATGCGCGCCTCGGGCGGCCAGCACCGCGTCGAGCCGGTGAGCGAGCGGTTCCCCCGTCTCTACCGATTGTTCGACCGGCTGCGCTTGAGCCGCTTCATCCTCGACACGCTGCTCTACAACTACCAGCTGCTGCGCTCGGCACTGCTGCGCGAGCAGGTGCTGTGCGTGTTCCCCAACTACTTCCTGCCGCAGGCGGCCTTCGGCCGGCACGCCGACTCGATCGTCATCGTCCACGATCTGCAATACAAGTATTTCCCCGCCTACTTCGGCCCGCGAAAGGTGCGTTGGCTCGACTGGTGCCTGAAGCGCATCGCCCGCAGCGCCTCCAACGTGGTGTTCATCAGCGAGAGCAGCCAGAAGGACTTCGCCAAGTTCTTCGGCCCCTGCGCCCGCTCCACCGTCATCCTCAACCCGGTCGATGCCGGTGTGGCCGCGCCGGCATCGAGCGACGAGAAGCCCGAGCGCTTCCTGATCGCCGCCTACCACTACTACCCGCACAAGAACTTCGCCGGCGTGCTGCGGCTGTTCCGTGCGATGCGCGAGCGCGGCCTGGTCGACACGCTGCATGTCACCGGCGACGGCGCGGCCAAGGTCGAACAGATCATCCGGCAGCACGCCCCGGAGCTGCGCGCGCAGATCGTGCTGCGCGGCAAGGTCGAGCGGCGGGTGCTGGTCGACCTGTTCCGCCGCTCGGTGGCCTTTGTCTCCATGTCCACCTTCGAGGGCTTCAACCTGTCGGCGGCCGAGGCGGCCACGCTGGGCGTGCCGGTGCTGCTGTCGGACATCCCGGTGCACGAGGAGCTGTTCGCCGAATACGGCTGCCTGGTCGACGCCGAGCGGCCCGACCTGGCGCGCATCGAGCAGTACCTGCAGTCGCACCGCCGGCAGCGGCCGCAATGGGCGCACGCCGCGCGCTGCAAGCCGGCGACCGTCGCCGCCCATTACCTGACGCTGAAGGCCTGA